A stretch of the Ornithodoros turicata isolate Travis chromosome 4, ASM3712646v1, whole genome shotgun sequence genome encodes the following:
- the LOC135393097 gene encoding uncharacterized protein LOC135393097 isoform X2 translates to MPGVGARICEMHFVTRMRSDDPSHVDYVPSVFRHDRESETRAERKAKRYERHMRIMHKREAAAAQQHPRLDGEAEVGILGTDYGNTACTDDTSIDDNMGDIALTQAKAVQTDALALCASCSCLQEENEVVVTGDHLCVDQECR, encoded by the exons ATGCCTGGTGTAGGCGCGCGCATCTGTGAGATGCACTTCGTGACAA GGATGCGAAGCGATGATCCGTCGCATGTGGATTACGTGCCATCAGTGTTCCGACACGATAGAGAGTCCGAGACCCGGGCTGAACGAAAAGCTAAGCG TTATGAACGCCACATGCGCATAATGCATAAGCGAGAAGCTGCAGCTGCTCAGCAGCATCCCAGGCTCGATGGGGAAGCCGAAGTAGGGATTCTGGGCACTGATTATGGCAATACTGCATGTACCGACGATACCAGTATCGACGATAACATGGGCGACATCGCATTGACTCAGGCTAAAG CTGTCCAGACAGACGCACTCGCCTTGTGTGCAAGTTGTTCCTGCTTGcaagaagagaacgag GTTGTCGTTACAGGTGACCATCTCTGTGTGGATCAAGAATGCAGGTAA
- the LOC135393097 gene encoding uncharacterized protein LOC135393097 isoform X1: protein MPGVGARICEMHFVTRMRSDDPSHVDYVPSVFRHDRESETRAERKAKRYERHMRIMHKREAAAAQQHPRLDGEAEVGILGTDYGNTACTDDTSIDDNMGDIALTQAKAVQTDALALCASCSCLQEENEVTISVWIKNAGKQISRQVTGKILQVND from the exons ATGCCTGGTGTAGGCGCGCGCATCTGTGAGATGCACTTCGTGACAA GGATGCGAAGCGATGATCCGTCGCATGTGGATTACGTGCCATCAGTGTTCCGACACGATAGAGAGTCCGAGACCCGGGCTGAACGAAAAGCTAAGCG TTATGAACGCCACATGCGCATAATGCATAAGCGAGAAGCTGCAGCTGCTCAGCAGCATCCCAGGCTCGATGGGGAAGCCGAAGTAGGGATTCTGGGCACTGATTATGGCAATACTGCATGTACCGACGATACCAGTATCGACGATAACATGGGCGACATCGCATTGACTCAGGCTAAAG CTGTCCAGACAGACGCACTCGCCTTGTGTGCAAGTTGTTCCTGCTTGcaagaagagaacgag GTGACCATCTCTGTGTGGATCAAGAATGCAGGTAAGCAAATAAGCAGGCAAGTTACAGGTAAGATCTTGCAAGTAAATGATTAG